DNA sequence from the Sinorhizobium sp. RAC02 genome:
TGCGCATGGAGATGCGCACCGAACTGAAGCGCCTGCACCAGATGACCCGGACGACGGTCGTCTACGTCACGCACGACCAGATCGAGGCGATGACGCTTGCAACGCGCATTGCGGTAATGCGCAACGGCCGCATCGAGCAACTCGACACGCCGGAAAACATCTACAACCGGCCGGCGACCCTCTATGTCGCGACCTTCGTCGGTGCGCCGCCGATGAACCTGCTGGCAGCGACCGCGGGTGAGGGCGGTCTCCAGGTGGACGGTACGGATATCGTTGTGCCCGTGCCGGGACTGGAATCCATCGCTCCGGGCCGCCGGCTGGTTCTCGGCATCCGACCGGAGGCCATCCGGAAAGCCGACGGCGGCCTGTCTCTATCGGCGCGCTGCGAGGTAGCAGAACTGACCGGCCCGGAACTGGTCGTGACCGCGATGGTCGGCAGCCAGCGCATCGTTGCAGCCCTTCCGGCCTCTGCGAAACTTCAGGCTGGCGACGAGATCGTCCTCAGCGCCGATCCCGCCGCCTTTCACGTCTTCGACGCGGAAACGGAACAGCGGCTGAACTGACGGCAATGCGATGTTTCCTGCCGGGTCGCTATCTGGCCGGCATCTGAGATTTGGCTTTGCCGCCCGGCTTTTCTTGTCGAAAAAACATGAGTATGGAGGTTGTGTTTTAACTGCGCAGCGTGTCTCGTCGCAGTCCAGGGATGAGAGGAAAAGGTATGATCGAATCCGCCGCCTATTTGAAGACCGAGCACGGCTCGAAATATCTGGTGCAATTGTGCAAGCACTTCGCCCACAAGGTTGACGTCACCTACTCGGACAATCACGGCAAATGCCGCTTCGACCGTGGCGTCGCCACGCTGGACGCGGATGCGGCCGGTCTGCGCGTGACGGTGAAGGCGGACGATGAGGAGAGCCTCGGCTGGGGCCAGTCGGTCATCGAATCCCATCTTGTCCGGTTTGCTTTCCGCGAAGAGCTCGGCGCCTTCGACTGGCAGCGTCAGGGCGAGGCCGCCTGACGAATTTCCTCTCACCGGCATGACCGGTGAAGCAGGCAATATCGCAGCCCGATCATGGGCCGTGCCGCCCGAGCCTTTCCGCAGGATCGGGTAAAGATGTACGACAACTACACGGGATCGCACAGCGAGCCGTGTCGTTGTCGATTGGCCAAGTCATCACAGAATTCTATGGCCTCATCTCATCGTTTCATGATTTCCGCCATCCAGCACCCTTGACTCTGAAACCTCCGACCTGACACATTTCGTTGTCAGACATCTTACATAAATGGGGATTCCGGTTTCCGGATCAAAAGGAGGACCACATGAAAACGCTCTTCATGCGACTGGCCGTAGGTGCCGCTTTCGTCGCAGCCGCCGTCTCGGCCCAGGCCGGCGAGACGCTTGACCGCGTCATGGAAAAGAAGGCGATGGTCGTTGCCACCAACAGCGGCTGGCCGCCCCAGAGCTATCTGGACGACAGCAACGAGATGGTCGGCTTCGACATCGACGTGTCGCGCGAGATCGCCAAGCGCCTCGGCGTCGAGGTCACCTTCGATACCCCGGACTGGGCGACGCTGACGGGTGGCCGCTGGCAGGGTCGTTACGATCTCGGCGTCGGCTCCGTGACGCCCACCAAGGCGCGCGCCCAGGTCATCGACTTCGTCGGCATCTATTACTACAGCCCCTATGTCTACGTTGTGCACAAGGACAGCGGCGCGAAGACCGTCACCGATCTCAACGGCAAGGTCATCGGCGTCGAGACGGCAACGACATCGGAAGACTTCATCAACCGCAAGCTGGAAATCGATGCGCCGGGCCTGCCGCCGATCGAATACAAGCTGGAGCCGGGCGAGGTTCGCACCTTCGCCGATTCCATGCTGCCCTTCGATGACCTGCGCCTCGGCGCCGGTGTGCGTCTCGATGCCGTGATCGCGCCGGAACAGACCGCGCTCAACGCCATCAAGAATGGCTATCCGCTGCGCGTTCTGGATGGCGACTATGCCTTCCGCGAGCCGCTCGTCGTCATCGCCGAAAAGGTCGATCCGGAATGGACCGCCAAGGTCGGCGGCATCATCGAAGAGATGAAGAAGGACGGCACGCTCGGCACGCTCACCACCAAGTGGTACGGCAAGGACTACAGCGCCGACTGATGAACTACCGGCGCGGGCGGTTTCCTGCCCGCGCCCTTCATATTCGAGGGGGAGCATGCGCATGGCCTATCCGGACACCTATTACAAACGCACCATGGCGGACCAGACGGCGCGCGCCGCCCTTTCGGGCACGGTCGAATGCGACGCGGTCATCGTCGGCGGCGGCCTTGCCGGCCTTTCGGCCGCCTTGCAGCTTGCCCGCGCCGGCAAGCGCGTCACGGTTCTGGAAGCCGAAAGCATCGGTTTCGGCGCCTCCGGGCGCAATGGCGGTTTCGTTGGGCCAGGCTACGCAACGGGCGGCGACGATATCGCGCGCGTTGTCGGCAAAAGCGCGGCACGCCAACTCCACCAGCTTTCCGTCGAGGGCATGGAGTTCATTCGCGAGAATATCCAGTCGCTCGGCATCGTGGATGCCAAGCCTGAGCCGGGCATCATGAGCGTGCTGCGCTACGATGATGGCGCGGGCCTCAAGGCCTATGCGGAAGCGACACGCAGGGACTATGGCTGCGAACTTGAATATATGGATCGCGATGCCGTGCGTTCGGTGCTGAAATCCGAACGCTATTTCCAGGCCCTGCGCAATCCGAACGCCTTCCACATGCATCCGCTCAACTATCTGCGGGCCATAGCACAGGAAATCGAACGCCTTGGCGGGCGAATCTGCGAACAGTCGCCAGCGACGTCCGTGGATCTTTCCGGTGCGGAAAAGCAGGTAACGACGGCTGGCGGTGTGGTGAAGGCCCGCGACGTGGTTTTCACGACGGGCGGCTATACTGGCGCGCTGAACGGCAGGCTGAAGCGCTCGTTCCTACCGATCGCCACCTATGTCATGGTGAGCGAAGAAGCGCCGGAGCTGATCGCCTCGGCGATCACCACCAGAAATGCGATCGGCGACAACCGTAGGGCAGGCGACTACTACCGCGTCGTCGACGGCGGCCGCCGCCTGCTCTGGGGCGGGCGCATTACCACCCATGCCGCTTCGACGGCGGGTCTCGTCAAGGAACTGCGCGACGAAATGGTCGGCACCTATCCGCAGCTTGCCGGCCTGAAGACGGAACTCGCCTGGTCGGGCCTGATGTCCTACGCCCGGCACCTGATGCCCCAGATCGGGCGCATGAGCCCCGGCGTCTGGTACTGCACCGCGTTCGGCGGGCACGGCCTCAACACGACGGCGATCGGCGGCAAGGTGATTGCCGAAGGCATTCTGGGCGAAAGCGAGCGCTACAAGCTGTATGAACCCTTCGGCCTCGTCTGGGCCGGCGGTCTTGCGGGGCTCGCCGTGGCGCAGCTCACCTATTGGAAGCTCCAGGCACAGGACTGGTGGCGCGAGCGCGCCGCCTGAAGCGTTTGCGGCGACGGCTTGCGGACATAAACAACAAGGCAAGGGCGGAACATGATCGGTCGACTGATACTCACCTACCCTGAAACATCACGCAGGGCCGGCGGCCTGCTGATCCTCGCCATGGTGACGGCGGCGCTTTACTCCATCGGCGTCAGTTCCGCCTGGCTTGGGCATCTCCTGCCGTCCTCGGCAACCTGGCTTGGCGAGAACCCGGCAGCCGGGCGACTTGTCTCGGCGGTGTTGATCGCCCTTATCGTAGCCGCGAACTGGAAGGCGCTGCGCCAGCTGTCGCGCCGCCAGCAGACCATCGCCGTCTGGGTCGAGCTGTTCTCGCTCCTGATGCTGTTCTTCTATTCCTTCGACCTCTCCTTCGCCTTCATCGCCAAGAAGGTGGGCTTTCTCATCACGCAGGGCGTGACGACGACGCTCTACATTTCCGCGATCTCCATCATCATCGCCACGATCATCGCGCTTGCCGGCGCCATTGCAAAACTCTCGAACAATGGCGTCATCTACGGCCTTGCGACCTTCTACACCTCGCTGTTCCGCGGCCTGCCGCTGCTCATGCAGATCTACATCATCTATCTCGGCCTGCCGCAGGTGGGCTATGTGATCGGCGCCGTCCCGGCCGGCATCCTCGCGCTGTCGCTCTGCTACGGCGCCTACATGACCGAAATCTTCCGCGCCGGCATCCAGAGCATCGACCGCGGGCAGACGGAGGGCGCCACCGCGCTCGGCCTCAGCCCGGCACAGACGATGACGCTCGTCATCCTTCCGCAGGCCATGCGCGTCATCATCCCGCCGACCGGCAACCAGTTCATCGCCATGTTGAAGGATTCGTCGCTCGTATCGGTCGTCGGCGTCTGGGAAATCATGTATCTCGCCCGCACCATGGGTCAGACCGAGTTCCGCCATATCGAGATGCTGATCACGGCCTCGATGATCTACTGGATTCTTTCGATCGGGCTGGAATATGCCCAGTCCCGCATCGAGGAACGGTTCGGTCGCTTCAATGCCCGCTGAGGCGCAGGCTATGAATGGCGGCGGCGCACCCATCGCGCCGTCGAACGGCCGCGGTGCGCTGATCGTGCTCGTGGCCTTTTCGATCTTTTCCGGAACCGACGCCATCGTGAAGATCATGGCGGCCGATATGCCGGCACCACAGGTGACATTCCTCGTCACCGTCACGGCGCTCGCTTTGCTGCTCGTCCATGCCCTCGTGACGGGGCGTGTGCGCCGGCTGGTGCCGCGCCAGCCGAGCCTTGCCTTCTGGCGTGCTCTGCTGCTTGCCGTGGATACCCTCTTGATCCACTACGCATTCGCAAAACTGCCCTTGGCGGAAGCCTATCTCATTGCCTTCCTGACGCCGATCCTCGTTGCCATGCTCGGTTTCTTCCTGCTCGGAGAGCGGCTCTCCACAGTGGGTTGGGCGGGTGTGCTGATCGGCTTTGCCGGCGTGGCCGTCGCGCTGAAGCCGGGCGTCGCACCGCTCAATCTCGGCCATGCCGCAGCCCTCGGCTCGGCGGTGTTCTTTGCGTTTTCGCTCATCCTGCTGCGCCGGGCGAAGCTTGCGGAGACGGACGAGGCGCTCGTCGCAAGCCTGCTGGTCGTCATGACGCCGGTCGCCCTGGGGGTCGCCGCCAGCTCCGGTGGTCTGATCGCGATCGGCCTTGCCGATCTGGGGTTCGCGCTGGCCGGCGGCGCCATGATGCTCGGCGGTCATGCGCTGCTGGTGCGGGCCTTCCGGGTCGGCGAAGCGTCGGTGGTGGCGCCGTTCCAGTACAGCCAGATCATCTGGGGCTGCCTCTATGGTGTGCTTCTCTTTGCAACACCGGTCGAGATGCACACGCTTGCCGGGGCGGCGATCATCATCTTTTCAGGCTGGCTGGTCCTGAAGTAGAAGCCCTTGCTGTAGCGATCCCATACGCTGCCTATAGCGGCTGCGGCTCCTGCGGAAACCCGCCGACATGCATGCAGGTTACTGCTGCCTGATCGCGACCGGCCTCAAGGCATTGCAATAGCGGCTGGCCGGCGATGCGGGCCGAGAGAAAGCCGGCTATGAAACTGTCGCCGGCACCGGTCGTATCGACCACATCGACCGGCCGGATGCCAATCTCGACGCGGTCCACGCCATCGCTGGCGAGCGAGCCCTTGCTGCCACGCGTGACGACGGCGAGCGGCACCCCATTTGCGAGAAGGCGCTGCAACAGGATCTCGGCCACGTCGTCGTCGCCGCCCGCCGAGGCGAAGGCGATGGAGAGGCCATCGGTGCCGAGATTGGACGGATCCGCATTGACCGAAATGTCCTGCGAGACGCTGACGCCGGCAGCAGCAAGCGCCCGGCGCAGGGCGCCGCCATCGTCCATCCAGCCGATATGGACGTGATCCATGCTCTTGAGGAGGGCGACTTCCGCATCGTTCGGCCTGTAGCCGGCGCAGGCGCCAAAATCCTCGTAGACAAAGACGCGGTCGCCGGAGGGCAAAACGTCGATCTCGGTGTAGGCGGTGATGCCGGGGCGTTCGCCAAGATAGGTGACATCGACGCCATTTGCCGAGAGCAATGTGCGTGTCCGCCTGCCGGCCGCATCGGGACCGACAGCGCCGAAATAGAGCGATGTCCAGCCGAGATGGGCGAGCTGCACGGCGACATTAACCGCATTGCCGCCGACAAGGGACTGCGAGACGGGCGGGCGGAAACGGTCGATGCAATTGTCGCCGACGGCGGCGAAGCGGAGGGGTCTCATACGGGTCTCGTGATGGGCTTCAAAGCCGCGAATACAGCACCACCTGCATTCGCGACTTTGGAAGGGTCGTCAAGTCACCGAGGTCAGTAGGTGACACGCTTGTAGTAGCGCCGCGTCGTCAGAGGGTGGTTGCGCATGACCTCGAGATGCGCGCTGATGCGCTCCAGCACGGTCGCCAGCAGCACCGGCGAGACCAGTGCCCGCACCTCCGGCGAAATGCCCGGCAGGTCGAATTCGGCGGTGTCCAACACCGCCAGCTTGTCCGTATAGCTAGGAACGAAAGCCTGGACGCGGTCGGCGAGCGGGCGCAACGCATCTTCACCCTTGAAGAGGATGACGCTCACGCCCTTCTCTACCAGTTCCAGCGTGCCGTGGAAGAAGTCGGAGGCATGCACCGGGCGGGTGCGGATCCACTGCATTTCTTCCAGGATGCACATGCCGTAGTAGAAGGCTTCCGGCCAGACGTTTCCGGCGCCGGTGACGATATGGTAGTCGGAGCCCGCCAGCACCGCGGCGAAAGCCTCCGCCTTTGGCTCATAGGCGCGCTTCACCCCCAGCAGCAGTTCCGGCATGCGGGCGAGTTCGGCGATGAGCGCGTCATGGTTTTCGATTTCACCGCGATGTTTCAGGATCGCGAGCGCGACGAAGAGCGACTGGAGATAGAACGACTCGCAGGACGTGTCATCCTCGGCGAAGTTGATGAAGACATGGTCGCCGCCCTTGCCGAGCGGCGTTTCCGCATGCCCCACCAGCGTGATGACCGTCGCACCGATCGCCTTCAGCTTGTCGAGCAGCGCCACACTCTCCTTTGTCGTACCGGAGAGGGAGGGCATGACGATGATCGACTTGTCGGTCAGATTGGCCGAGCCGGTGAGCACGAGTTCCGCCGGCATGTCGATGAAGGCGGGGAAACGCGAGCGGCGTTGCAACAATTGCGCCGCCGGTTGCATCAGGATTGCCGCGCCGCCTGTGCCAAGGAAGAAGATGTTTTCTGCGCCCGCCGACAGGCAGGAGCCGACCACGCTTTCCAGCCGCGCCTGCAAGCCGACTGCGCCAGACTGGATGCGGAGGAATCTCTGCTCGTCAAAATTCAACATGGTTCTGCCCCCGATGAAGATCATTTCAATGTTGTCTGACAACTGACATCGCGACATTTGTCTGTCAAGATGGTGGAGCCGAAAATTCAGGGGACACGAAAGCGTAACATATTGCACACGGTTATGCCGAATCTGCTCGCACTTGACCGGTCAAAATTTGTCAGACAAGAAAGGAAGCGTGATCAATGAACACAGAGGCATTTCGGTGGACGAGCCCCTTCGCGATTCGCGCACCCTCGCCGTCCAGCTACGCGACCGGATTGCCGACCTGATCCGTGACGAGGGACTGCGGCCGGGCGACAAGCTGCCGACCGAGGCGCAACTCACCCAGCGTTTCAAGATTTCCCGGCCCGCTCTGCGCGAGGCGCTGAAACTGCTCGAACAGGACGACGTGATCTATGTGGAGCATGGCCGCGGGCGTTTCGTCTCGGCGCTCTCCGCAGTCCAGGTCGACCGGCCGATCACCGTCTTCGAGAGCGTCACCGACATGACGCGCCAATACGGCTACCGCCCAGTCAACAAGGTTCTGTCGATCTCGGAAGAGACACCGGACACGCGCGTCGCCGAGGGTCTGCGATTGGGCCCAACCGACCGCGTCATCCGTATCGAGCGCATTCGCCTGCATGAAGACGAGCCGATTCTCTACTGCGTTGACTACCTGCCGCGCGGCATCATCCCGGGCCGGCTCTACGATATCGACTGGAGCGGGTCGCTCCTGAATCTTCTCGAGGAGTACGGCAACCGCCCCCGCATGTCGGCGGCGAGCGTTTCCGCCGTGCTGTTGCCGGACGAGGTGATCGAGCGCCATGGCCTGCGGGATTTCGGCCCGGCACTGCTGATCACCGAAGTCTGTTTCAACGCGGCCGGCGAGCCGGTCAATTATGCGATCGATTACCATCGCGGCAGTCATTTTTCCTTCAGCCTGACGCGCAAATAGCTGCCGGCACCCAATCCAGCAGAGGCAGACATGACCGATCAGGCCACCCGAAGAGTAGCGCTCATTGCCGGCGGGGCCGGCGGCATGGGGGCGGCGATCGCTGCACGGCTATCCGCCGGCGGTTATGCCGTTGCCATCGCGGATCTCGAATCGGAACGACTGACCGCAACGGTGGAAAGGCTCGCGGGCGAGGGCGGCGATGCGCTCGCCGTTCCGCTCGACATGCGCAAGGTCGCCTCCTGCGCTTCTGCGGTTGAGGCTGTGATCGGCTGGCGCGGCCGCCTCGACGTGGTCGTCAATTCCGCCGGCGTCTGGCGCGAAGGCGATTCCGTGACAATGACCGAGGCGGACTGGGACATCGTCATGGACGTCAATCTCAAGGGGGCGTTCTTCCTCATCCAAGCCGCCATTCCGCATCTCGGCGCCGGCACCTCGATCGTCAACATCGCCTCGGACGCGGGCCTCGTCGGCAACAATGGCGCGGCCATCTACTGTGCCTCGAAGGGTGGGCTCGTGCTCCTCACCAAGGCTTTGGCGCTGGAACTCGCCCCGCGCCAGATCCGCGTCAATGCCGTCTGCCCGGGCGATGTCGCGACGCCGATGATCGAGTTCCAAGCCGACCGTTATGGCGACGGCGATCCGGATGGCTACAAGGCGAAGCTGCTCGCCAATTATCCACAGAAGGCGGCGGCGCGCTTCATCAAGCCCGAGGAAATCGCCCGCATGGTGGCCTTCCTCTGCGAACCGGACGCGGCACCGATCACGGGTGCCGCGCTGTCGGTCGATTTCGGCGTGACGGCAGGCTACTGAGGAGACGGGTATGCAGCGCAAGACAGCGATTATCACAGGGGCGGGGGCGAAGGACGGCATCGGCTTTGCCTGCGCAAAAAGCCTTGCCGAAGAAGGGTATGCGGTTCATCTCGTCGCAACCAGCGACCGCATCCTCGCCCGCGCCGAAGAGCTTCGCGCGGCGGATTTCTCGGCCACGGGCCATCTCTGTGATCTCACCTCCAAGGCCGCCGTCGAAAAGCTCCGGCAGGTGACCGGGCCGGCGGCCGTGCTCGTCAACAATGCCGGCATGGGCAGCCTCGCCCAGCCGGCGCTCCAGCGGCATTTCGTGGACCTGGAGGAAGAGGACTGGGACCACGGCATTTCAGTCACCCTCAAGACGGCCTTCCTCGCCACCCGCATCTACCTGCCGGACATGCTGGCGGACGGCTATGGCCGGGTCGTCAATGTCGCATCGGTGACCGGCCCCTATGTCGCCAATCCCGGCGAGACCGCCTATTCCGCCGCCAAGGCCGGCATGGTGGGCATGACGCATGCGCTGGCGCTCGAAGCCGGCCCGCGCGGCGTCACCATCAATGCAGTGGCGCCCGGCTGGATCGAAACCGGCGCCTCCACGGAAGAGGAACGCCGTGCCGCGCAGGCCACGCCCTGCGGCCGCGCCGGCCGGCCGGACGAAGTGGCCGCCGCGGTCGCCTTCCTCGCCTCGCCGAAAGCCAGCTACATAAATGGTGCGGTTCTCGTCGTGGATGGCGGCAACATCCTGCAAGAGGCAAAGCACTGATGCCGGATCGGGAGAATTGGAGCGGTGCTTTGCCGAATTCTGTTAGTCCCCGAGCACCTGCCGGTCGTCGCCGTCGTGCTTGGCCTGCATGGCGCGATGGTCGCTCAGGGTTATGACGACCCGGAGGGGGATTTTCTCGAGCACGTTCGCGACCGTGTCGGCCCGAACGTGCTGATCGCCGTCGAGTTCGATATCACCATCTACCCGACGAGCCGCGAGCCGATGCGCTCCTTTGTCGACCGGCTGAAGGCGATGGAAGGCAAGGGCGGCATCCTGTCGACTTCCGTCATTCACGGTTTCATGGCCGGCGACGTGCCGGAAATGGGCACGCGCATCGTCGTCATCACGGATGATGACCAAGCGAAGGGGGGGCCGTGTCGCCGACCCGCTGGGGCTCGATCCTGTCATTTCCGGTTGACGGCGGCCGCCAAAGCCGGTGGTTCTTGGACGAAACATTCCAGAGGAGAATCGGCCATGGCTGACTACGACGCACCCTTCTTCATCGAGGATACCGACGAGAGCGAGATTTCCTCCGACGTCGCCGGCCTCGGCAACCTGCTTGTCACCACGCATATTCCACTCGCCGCGGACGGCTCGCTGGAAACCGGGGACATCAAGACCCAGAGCATCGCGACGCTGGAAAGCCTGAAGACCTCGCTGGAAAAAGCCGGCAGCAGCCTTGCCGACGTGATGCACCTGACGATCTATCTCACCGACATGGCCGAGCGTCCGGCCTTCAACGAGGTCTACTGCGCCTATTTTAAGAAGCCCTATCCGGTCCGCTGTGCCGTCGGCGCCGCGGCCCTTGCCGACCCCGGCATGAAGGTCGAGGTGACGGCGATGGCGGCGCGGCGCAGGCGCGTCTGAGATTTCGTCGCATTCTCCGTGCGAACAGGCCCGCCGGCAGGGGAAGTCGGCAGGCCTTCTGACTGATATGCATATTTTCTATAAAAATAGTCAATTTCAGAAATCCGTGCCTGCTACCTCTCGTTTTCGTTTGTTATCCCTATGAACATCCGAAGTCTCAAGCGGAGCGGGAACGATGAATGCGCATGTCGAAAACACTCTCTTCAACGTCCGTGACACGGCGGCACTCGATCACCCGGCGGATGCCGATCACCTGAAAGCGGCCCTGCGCACACTGGGCGGCGGCGTCAGCATCATCACGGCAGGCGAGGGCGAAAGCCGCACGGGCGCGACCGTCACCTCCGCGACGGCTCTGTCCATGGAGCCGGCGCGTATGCTCGTCTCCCTCAATCGCACCTCGTCCACCTGGCCCGTCGTCGAGCGCTACGGCCATCTCGGCATCAACATCGTCGGTGCCAGCCATGAAGCGCTCGCCGACCAGTTCGCCGGGCGCGGCGGCCTTCGTGGGCCGGACCGCTATCGGGGTGCCGAATGGACCACGGCCGTCAGCGGCGCGCCGCTGCTCGTCGATGCCGTCGCGGCGATCGATTGTACCGTCGAGGAAGCCATCGAGCGGCACAGCCACGTCATCGTTATCGGCAGGGTTCTGGCGATCCGCATCGGCACCGGTCATTCGCTGCTCTATCAGGACGGTCGCTATCACGCCGTGCCCCGGTAACGGCTAAGCGGTCACCCGCCGCAGGCATCACCCACTCTGCAATGCCCCAACCCGCAGCTGGCGGGATCGAGAACCTGCGGCCGCGCGGCCGTCTTCGAAAGGCAACAAGATGACACGCAAGATCAGACTTGGCGCCTTCCTTCCCGGCGGGGGACAGCACGTCGCCTCGTGGCGGCATCCGGACCAGCCGGTCGACGGCGCAACGAGCTTCGCATTCCACAGGCAGCTCGCCGAGACGGCCGAACGCGGGCTCTTCGACGCCTACTTTCTCGCCGACAACCTCGCCATCGGCTTTGGCGGTGCGCGTGAAGGCGGCAATGCGCGTATCGCGGGCTTCGAGCCGGTGACGCTGTTCTCCGCGCTCGCCCCCTTGACCACGAATATTGGCTTCATCGCCACGGCGTCCACGACCTATGAGGAGCCTTACAACACAGCGCGCAAATTCGCTTCGCTGGACCTCCTCTCCGGCGGCAGGGCCGGCTGGAACGTCGTCACCACGACCGGCGACCCGACCGCGCAGAACTTCAACCGCGACACCCAGCTTCCCCATGCCGCGCGGTATCGGCGCGCCGCCGAGCATGTCGACGTGGTCAAGAAACTCTGGGACAGCTTCGAGGATGACGCCTTCATTCGCGACAAGGAGAGCGGCGTCTTCTACGATCAGGAAAAGCTGCATGAGAGCGAACATCGCGGTGAACATTTCCAGGTGCGCGGGCCGCTCAACGTTCCCCGCTCGCCGCAAGGCCATCCGGTAATCGTGCAGGCCGGCCAGTCGGAAGACGGACGCGGACTTGCCGCCGCCACCGCCGAGGTAATCTTCACCGCACATCAGCACATCGAGACGGCGCAGGAATTCTACCGCGATATCAAGGCGCGCGCGCGTGGCCTCGGCCGCAGCCCGGACCATATTCTCGTCATGCCCGGTGTGGCGCCTTTCGTCGGACGTACTGAAGCCGAGGCGCGAGAGAAATACAACCGTCTGACGGCACTCATCGTCGAAGAAGACGGCATCGGCCTGTTGAACGGCCTCACCGGCGGCACGCTCGATTTGCGCGGCTATGACGTCGACGGCCCGCTGCCGCCCGCCCCACCGACCGAGGGCATGAAGAGCCGGCAGGCGCTGATCCGCCAGATCGCCGACGAAAACAATTTCTCCATTCGCCAGCTCTATCAGTGGATCGCCACCGCGCGGGGCCATTTCACCATCGTCGGCACGCCGGAAACGATCGTCGATACCCTGCAGGAATGGTTCGAGAACGAGGCCGCCGACGGCTTCAACATCCTGCCGCCATGGTTGCCGACCGGGCTTGAGGATTTCGTCGAGCTGATCGTGCCGGAACTCCAGCGCCGCGGCCTGTTCCGCACGGCCTACGAGGGCCGGACACTGCGCGAAAATCTCGGCCTGCCGTACCCCGTCAACCTCTGGGCCGGCGCGCGCGCCACGGCCCAGGCTGCCGAGTAAGGAGAGCGCCATGTCCTACGAAAACGTCAATTCCACCCTTGGTGCGGACTTCCGCCTGACCAACGGCCCCCGCGCAACACCGGCTCTCATCACCCGGTTGAATGCCCTGTTGCCGGCATTCTTCGCCCGTTACGGGCTGGTGCTGGCCTTCCTGGCGCTCTGGCAGGTTTCGAGCACGCAAGGGTGGGTCAATCCGTCCGTCTTCCCGCCGCTCGACCTTATCCTGTCCGCCCTTTGGGGCAGTCTTTCGAGCGGGGCGCTGCTGGATGACATCGCCATCAGCCTCCAGCGCGCCGGCATCGCCTTTGCCGCCGCCGTGGTTATCGGCATCCCGCTCGGCCTCGTTATGGGGCAGGCGCGGGTCATCGAGCAGGCGCTCGACCCGCTACTGCAATTCTTCCGCCAGACCTCCGCGCTTGCGCTCTATCCGGTCTTCATCCTGCTGCTCGGCCTTGGCGAAACCTCGAAGGTCTTCGTCATCTTCTGGGCGACGCTCTTTCCGATCCTGCTTTCGACGATCGGCGGCGTGAAGGAAGTCGACACCAAGCTCATCGAGATGGCGCGAACCTACGGTGCGGGGCGCCTCGCAATCTTCCGTCGCGTCGTACTTCCGGCCTCGGTTCCGGCGATTTTCGTGGGCCTCAGGCTTTCGGCAACCACGGCGCTGCTGCTGCTCATCGCCGCCGAGATGATCGGC
Encoded proteins:
- the ugpC gene encoding sn-glycerol-3-phosphate ABC transporter ATP-binding protein UgpC, coding for MSTLTINAIRKSYGAVETLKGIDIALESGEFLVLLGASGCGKSTLLNIIAGLAEPTSGDIRIDERSIVGVHPKDRDIAMVFQSYALYPNLTVHRNIGFGLEMRKVDKAERDRAVQETAKLLQIENLLERKPGQLSGGQRQRVAIGRALVRNPKIFLFDEPLSNLDAKLRMEMRTELKRLHQMTRTTVVYVTHDQIEAMTLATRIAVMRNGRIEQLDTPENIYNRPATLYVATFVGAPPMNLLAATAGEGGLQVDGTDIVVPVPGLESIAPGRRLVLGIRPEAIRKADGGLSLSARCEVAELTGPELVVTAMVGSQRIVAALPASAKLQAGDEIVLSADPAAFHVFDAETEQRLN
- a CDS encoding DUF2218 domain-containing protein; the protein is MIESAAYLKTEHGSKYLVQLCKHFAHKVDVTYSDNHGKCRFDRGVATLDADAAGLRVTVKADDEESLGWGQSVIESHLVRFAFREELGAFDWQRQGEAA
- a CDS encoding transporter substrate-binding domain-containing protein, with amino-acid sequence MKTLFMRLAVGAAFVAAAVSAQAGETLDRVMEKKAMVVATNSGWPPQSYLDDSNEMVGFDIDVSREIAKRLGVEVTFDTPDWATLTGGRWQGRYDLGVGSVTPTKARAQVIDFVGIYYYSPYVYVVHKDSGAKTVTDLNGKVIGVETATTSEDFINRKLEIDAPGLPPIEYKLEPGEVRTFADSMLPFDDLRLGAGVRLDAVIAPEQTALNAIKNGYPLRVLDGDYAFREPLVVIAEKVDPEWTAKVGGIIEEMKKDGTLGTLTTKWYGKDYSAD
- a CDS encoding FAD-binding oxidoreductase, encoding MAYPDTYYKRTMADQTARAALSGTVECDAVIVGGGLAGLSAALQLARAGKRVTVLEAESIGFGASGRNGGFVGPGYATGGDDIARVVGKSAARQLHQLSVEGMEFIRENIQSLGIVDAKPEPGIMSVLRYDDGAGLKAYAEATRRDYGCELEYMDRDAVRSVLKSERYFQALRNPNAFHMHPLNYLRAIAQEIERLGGRICEQSPATSVDLSGAEKQVTTAGGVVKARDVVFTTGGYTGALNGRLKRSFLPIATYVMVSEEAPELIASAITTRNAIGDNRRAGDYYRVVDGGRRLLWGGRITTHAASTAGLVKELRDEMVGTYPQLAGLKTELAWSGLMSYARHLMPQIGRMSPGVWYCTAFGGHGLNTTAIGGKVIAEGILGESERYKLYEPFGLVWAGGLAGLAVAQLTYWKLQAQDWWRERAA
- a CDS encoding amino acid ABC transporter permease, which produces MIGRLILTYPETSRRAGGLLILAMVTAALYSIGVSSAWLGHLLPSSATWLGENPAAGRLVSAVLIALIVAANWKALRQLSRRQQTIAVWVELFSLLMLFFYSFDLSFAFIAKKVGFLITQGVTTTLYISAISIIIATIIALAGAIAKLSNNGVIYGLATFYTSLFRGLPLLMQIYIIYLGLPQVGYVIGAVPAGILALSLCYGAYMTEIFRAGIQSIDRGQTEGATALGLSPAQTMTLVILPQAMRVIIPPTGNQFIAMLKDSSLVSVVGVWEIMYLARTMGQTEFRHIEMLITASMIYWILSIGLEYAQSRIEERFGRFNAR
- a CDS encoding DMT family transporter; the protein is MPAEAQAMNGGGAPIAPSNGRGALIVLVAFSIFSGTDAIVKIMAADMPAPQVTFLVTVTALALLLVHALVTGRVRRLVPRQPSLAFWRALLLAVDTLLIHYAFAKLPLAEAYLIAFLTPILVAMLGFFLLGERLSTVGWAGVLIGFAGVAVALKPGVAPLNLGHAAALGSAVFFAFSLILLRRAKLAETDEALVASLLVVMTPVALGVAASSGGLIAIGLADLGFALAGGAMMLGGHALLVRAFRVGEASVVAPFQYSQIIWGCLYGVLLFATPVEMHTLAGAAIIIFSGWLVLK
- a CDS encoding PfkB family carbohydrate kinase; its protein translation is MRPLRFAAVGDNCIDRFRPPVSQSLVGGNAVNVAVQLAHLGWTSLYFGAVGPDAAGRRTRTLLSANGVDVTYLGERPGITAYTEIDVLPSGDRVFVYEDFGACAGYRPNDAEVALLKSMDHVHIGWMDDGGALRRALAAAGVSVSQDISVNADPSNLGTDGLSIAFASAGGDDDVAEILLQRLLANGVPLAVVTRGSKGSLASDGVDRVEIGIRPVDVVDTTGAGDSFIAGFLSARIAGQPLLQCLEAGRDQAAVTCMHVGGFPQEPQPL